One Pelagicoccus enzymogenes DNA segment encodes these proteins:
- a CDS encoding alpha-L-rhamnosidase, with the protein MSPKFKNTPEASRNSAPSVTNLRVNLRENPIGICARKPRLSWRQVDKRYGAAQMAYRIQAATSPHNFAQQDLLWDTGRIDTDVSLDIAYDGPLLSSRERVYWRVAIWDAWGKLSKWSKTAFFEAGLLEPSDWQAKWIGRLDKGDKGSVPSPYLRKEFSLRDEPVRSARLYVTARGLFEASINGAKVSEDRFAPGWTEYRKTIPYLTYDVSKLLNKNVNAIGVVLGDGWYRGNLFFPPTRANYGDQLSLLCQLEIDYADGKRQVVKSDEEWASSTGPIRASDIYDGESYDARKEMPGWNKPDFRSSSSWKAAHTFPPPNADILPRNGPLTRSQENLKAISITAHSRDRYIFDFGQNMTGAVELKINGEAGQKIILRFAEMLKSDGTLYLDNLRSAKATDQYICSGEADETYFPTFTYHGFRYVQISGLKTKPTKNTLTAHVLHCDMERTGNFECSNPQLNQLQSNIQWGQKGNFLELPTDCPQRDERLGWTGDAQVFIPTATFNYDVSSFFVQWIQTLNDGQTGDGAYPDIAPDVFSLRRDLKFAIDTNSHRHGNAGWADAGIICPWEIYRAYGDATLLEGYYSHMVSWIDYQEGTSNGLIRPATAYGDWLAVDAIRPDWSSTPCELVGTAYFARTTDIMIRIANLFGYEEDIERFTKLRNDIRIAFRKEFVSPNGLLVGDSQTAYLLALAFDLLESPQRERSLKRLVQLIERRENHLSTGFLGPPLLCPVLSRYGLHDLAYRILLQTSYPGWLYPIENGATTMWERWNSWTKDSGFGDDGMNSFNHYAYGAIGEWLYRAVGGIDQTSKSIGYKKLLIRPQAGGGLQWAKTSLQTPQGLARCEWSIEGTTFELLVEIPPNAIAEVHVPARNSDSIEFLSEPTWERIHTKPYTYGQQAGIYTLPAGVFRFRSQR; encoded by the coding sequence ATGTCACCAAAATTCAAAAACACCCCTGAAGCCAGCCGCAACTCAGCGCCATCCGTTACGAACCTTAGAGTAAACCTTCGCGAGAATCCAATCGGCATCTGCGCCCGCAAACCTCGACTTTCCTGGCGACAGGTCGACAAGCGCTACGGGGCTGCTCAGATGGCCTACCGAATCCAGGCCGCAACCAGCCCACACAACTTCGCCCAGCAAGACCTGCTTTGGGATACGGGTCGCATCGATACCGACGTCAGTTTGGATATCGCCTACGACGGCCCTCTTCTTTCATCGAGGGAGAGAGTCTATTGGCGCGTGGCGATCTGGGACGCGTGGGGAAAATTGAGCAAGTGGAGCAAAACTGCTTTCTTTGAGGCGGGGCTGCTTGAGCCGAGCGACTGGCAAGCGAAGTGGATCGGTCGACTCGACAAGGGCGATAAAGGCTCTGTACCCAGTCCGTACCTACGCAAAGAGTTCAGTCTACGCGACGAGCCTGTTCGCTCTGCACGTCTTTACGTGACTGCCCGTGGACTGTTCGAGGCAAGCATCAACGGAGCGAAGGTTTCCGAGGACCGATTCGCTCCCGGCTGGACCGAATACCGCAAGACGATTCCGTATCTTACTTACGACGTCAGCAAGCTCCTCAACAAAAATGTTAATGCGATCGGCGTTGTACTCGGCGACGGCTGGTACCGCGGCAATTTATTTTTTCCGCCGACCCGTGCTAACTACGGAGACCAGCTCAGCCTGCTTTGCCAATTGGAAATAGACTACGCCGACGGTAAACGGCAAGTCGTCAAAAGCGACGAAGAATGGGCGAGCTCCACCGGCCCTATACGGGCCTCCGATATCTATGACGGTGAAAGCTACGACGCTCGAAAAGAGATGCCCGGGTGGAACAAGCCCGACTTCCGCTCTTCGTCGTCATGGAAAGCAGCCCATACCTTTCCGCCACCAAACGCCGATATACTCCCCCGCAACGGCCCCCTCACTCGCTCCCAGGAAAACCTGAAGGCAATCTCTATCACCGCCCATTCCCGCGATCGCTACATTTTCGACTTCGGTCAAAACATGACCGGTGCAGTCGAACTCAAAATCAATGGCGAAGCCGGACAAAAGATCATCCTGCGTTTCGCAGAGATGCTCAAAAGCGATGGCACTCTCTACCTGGACAACTTAAGAAGCGCCAAAGCGACCGATCAGTACATCTGCAGCGGAGAGGCGGACGAGACGTACTTCCCCACCTTTACGTATCATGGATTCAGATACGTTCAAATCTCTGGATTAAAGACCAAGCCAACCAAAAATACGCTTACCGCCCACGTCCTCCATTGCGATATGGAGCGAACTGGCAACTTCGAGTGCTCGAACCCGCAACTCAATCAACTTCAGAGTAATATCCAATGGGGACAAAAAGGGAACTTCCTTGAACTGCCTACCGACTGCCCGCAGCGCGACGAGCGGCTTGGCTGGACAGGCGATGCACAGGTTTTTATCCCAACGGCAACTTTCAACTATGATGTATCCTCTTTTTTCGTACAGTGGATACAAACGCTAAACGACGGGCAAACAGGCGACGGAGCCTATCCCGACATCGCACCTGACGTATTCTCCCTGCGTCGCGATCTGAAGTTTGCAATCGACACGAATTCTCATCGACACGGAAACGCTGGCTGGGCGGACGCAGGCATCATCTGTCCATGGGAAATTTATCGGGCCTACGGCGACGCTACACTGCTGGAAGGCTATTACTCCCACATGGTAAGTTGGATCGACTACCAAGAAGGTACAAGCAATGGACTTATCCGCCCTGCGACTGCCTACGGAGACTGGCTCGCGGTGGACGCGATCCGTCCGGATTGGTCTTCCACCCCATGCGAGCTGGTCGGGACCGCCTACTTCGCCAGGACCACGGACATCATGATAAGAATCGCGAACCTGTTCGGCTACGAAGAGGATATCGAACGATTCACAAAGCTACGCAATGATATCAGAATCGCCTTTCGGAAAGAGTTTGTTTCTCCCAACGGACTACTCGTAGGGGATTCCCAAACGGCATACCTGCTCGCACTCGCATTCGACCTCCTCGAATCTCCGCAGCGCGAAAGGTCCCTCAAGCGCCTCGTTCAGCTAATCGAGCGTCGCGAAAACCATTTGTCCACCGGCTTTTTGGGACCCCCCCTTCTCTGCCCTGTCCTTTCCCGCTATGGACTGCACGACCTCGCCTATCGAATTCTTCTGCAAACGAGTTATCCGGGCTGGCTCTACCCTATCGAAAACGGAGCCACCACTATGTGGGAACGCTGGAACAGCTGGACAAAAGACTCCGGCTTCGGCGACGACGGCATGAATTCGTTTAACCATTACGCATACGGAGCTATCGGCGAGTGGCTCTATCGCGCTGTCGGCGGAATAGACCAGACGTCAAAAAGTATTGGATACAAGAAACTCCTTATACGCCCCCAAGCAGGGGGCGGTTTGCAGTGGGCCAAGACTTCTCTGCAAACTCCACAGGGCCTCGCCCGCTGCGAATGGTCGATCGAGGGAACGACATTCGAGCTCCTAGTGGAAATTCCTCCAAACGCTATCGCGGAGGTGCACGTTCCCGCCCGCAATAGCGACTCAATTGAATTCCTAAGCGAGCCCACTTGGGAACGCATTCACACAAAACCTTATACATACGGCCAACAGGCTGGAATTTACACCCTTCCAGCTGGCGTGTTTCGATTCAGGTCCCAGCGCTAG
- a CDS encoding SpoIIE family protein phosphatase — translation MNVLKVDCDPQVADWLSQRYPNLQQGSAESDLPISGYSGDVDIIIVGHSCPNPVSLAKAISNWPSAPPTVFLSTREALDSLEERMQYSPGVGKNIAVCEFEESAFLIQLDHAIETGRMRQKLGIASHDKHAAINSNVSPSWLLQLLLKYLPEYIYFKDREGRFLAISDYLAIRCGLDNPNQAIGLTDFDLFDNEHADEAAADEADLVAGKIDRVEKEEYVTWEGNKIWVQSLKLPMKSRSGYTMGSFGISRDITAKKLMAEQIERQHKQFEDELKLARTLQESLLTKGTSQFKTPDGIDQLNFDARHIASSQLSGDFYSVLRTSKGNAAIFLADVMGHGAQAAMVTAMLYAAVNEIAHHAHEPARFMQEINMKLYSWLSEKGHVFFATGILCYFDFDKQTCRICQNGGSHLLLSSQASPDIPVNPALGLIPQGTFTCKELEYRSNDRFLFFTDGILEAQNETGEIFGIDRLKDTFQQLVSANDNEILDTIIAQLQAFTRKTAEEDDICLLSTHMLTSPASALANGSEKGTEADHS, via the coding sequence ATGAATGTACTGAAAGTCGATTGCGACCCGCAGGTCGCAGACTGGCTCTCGCAGCGTTACCCCAACCTGCAACAAGGTTCCGCTGAAAGCGACCTACCCATCAGCGGCTACTCTGGCGACGTGGATATCATCATCGTCGGCCACAGCTGCCCCAATCCCGTATCCCTAGCAAAAGCCATATCCAATTGGCCGAGCGCCCCGCCCACCGTATTCTTGTCGACCCGCGAGGCTCTGGACTCGCTGGAGGAGCGAATGCAATATTCGCCCGGCGTCGGGAAGAATATCGCGGTCTGCGAATTCGAGGAGTCGGCTTTCCTCATTCAGTTAGACCATGCCATCGAAACCGGCCGCATGCGCCAAAAACTTGGGATCGCTTCGCACGACAAGCATGCAGCCATCAACTCCAACGTCTCTCCCAGCTGGCTCCTACAACTCCTGCTCAAGTACCTTCCGGAATACATCTACTTCAAGGATAGGGAGGGCCGCTTCCTTGCCATCAGCGATTACCTAGCCATCCGCTGTGGGCTGGATAATCCGAACCAAGCCATCGGCCTGACAGATTTTGACTTGTTCGACAACGAGCACGCAGACGAAGCAGCCGCAGACGAAGCCGATCTGGTAGCGGGCAAGATCGATCGTGTCGAAAAAGAGGAGTACGTGACTTGGGAGGGGAATAAGATTTGGGTGCAGTCCTTGAAACTTCCCATGAAATCGCGATCTGGATACACTATGGGCAGTTTCGGCATTTCCCGCGACATTACCGCCAAGAAGCTGATGGCCGAGCAAATCGAACGACAACACAAACAGTTCGAGGATGAGTTGAAGCTCGCTCGAACCTTGCAAGAAAGCTTGCTCACCAAAGGAACTTCCCAGTTCAAGACCCCAGACGGGATAGACCAGCTTAACTTCGACGCGAGGCATATTGCCTCCTCCCAACTTAGCGGCGATTTCTACTCCGTACTGCGAACCTCCAAGGGTAACGCCGCGATTTTCCTCGCCGACGTCATGGGCCACGGTGCCCAAGCAGCGATGGTAACGGCCATGCTGTACGCAGCCGTCAACGAGATTGCCCACCACGCCCATGAGCCAGCTCGCTTCATGCAGGAGATCAACATGAAGCTCTACTCTTGGCTAAGCGAAAAAGGCCATGTCTTTTTCGCTACCGGAATTCTCTGCTACTTCGACTTCGACAAGCAAACCTGTCGCATCTGCCAAAACGGCGGCTCCCACTTGCTGCTCTCCAGCCAAGCCTCGCCCGACATACCGGTCAATCCAGCCCTAGGCCTTATTCCTCAGGGAACTTTCACCTGCAAAGAGCTCGAATACCGCAGCAACGATCGCTTCCTCTTCTTCACCGATGGAATACTGGAAGCCCAAAACGAAACGGGCGAAATCTTCGGCATCGATCGCTTGAAAGACACCTTCCAACAACTCGTCTCCGCAAACGATAATGAGATTTTGGATACAATCATAGCGCAGCTGCAAGCATTCACACGAAAGACCGCCGAAGAAGACGACATCTGCCTCCTCTCGACCCACATGCTCACCTCTCCCGCCTCCGCTTTAGCCAACGGTTCGGAAAAGGGAACCGAAGCAGATCATTCCTAG
- a CDS encoding TonB-dependent receptor plug domain-containing protein, which yields MKPTYKNTFLALSLATATPAAFLFAQEDGEEDENVFTLSPFQVDGSADEGYRGASTTAGSRLNTELKNVSASVTVLTDAFMDDLGATDLTSALELVAGAETNELSEQTSETVAAFGQYTGGDFGDPTASEASVRVRGLGRAAKTQGFHEVFIGGDRYNVERAEFLRGPNSILFGLGTPAGLINYTAKKAHTNKEINKLDIVLDNFGTWRTGFDFNRSLIEDKLGFRIAAKFGDQKYDVQHARERDNRVYSTFQYKPSKNTTINVAYEEIDRFSRKPTYRLVHDNVSGWLPLYNDFYSDQVANGLSGDALEEALLDAGFWWDPTDPANTNAASVRAVSGIIDPTYDIDGVGHGRPAGQVRLGDDLDGKDNALIIYHDGAFPDQELHGGINLSGTRTPTGSRGPASDRRTLIRTSHPLENRTNGFLDPQVTDPGIFPYHEFDLGSLPGNYRDEENSKLSFNIDQKINDNFYVSFSGLKEDYRIENNFPIISQTRAIQLDNNRYMLYLDENGDRVPNPNFMRPFIYGRPLGLYREQASESYQLQANYDFDFAEKFDRLSWLGKHRITGVANYRWSENFEYRWETRAHNYIPDVMASGVRADQEDAFNDGGRRIYNIWYVGDAVQPGDTSLNINAVPSNILTEEEDLYYNYMTSTPNVIATSPVPVELRRNSIGRGNWREQINKGLSGSIQSFFLNGRVVTLLGAREDSVYPYLRTRQSGDAFNQSVGRIDPDESTGERELFANDIERSYYNARPDANNPLIDVASVSKSVIVHVIPDKLRIFANQSENFEVSNPRSDNFGRVIPPQGGETEEFGIGANLLEGKMDLRLSFYETSQVNANGPNWLPSQAIPGIENRIYNALEDAGRLSEWWTYDVNGQVTTNQYVRPDNVNDTQDSTSEGFEFTGTYNPTKNLRLLFSVSRLENQVTNVSPRVEDWLSDRMAFYGPFFAEGLNNDGTNNPDIFERDGNGNLTNELADETIARWFVDSVVGRYASDLAREGRPNLGVSEYTGKFVADYSFREGRLKGFSVGANVIFEDGKVIGSNRKEIPVTDLVPEFSDVPGFNDPNNVVNASIGDPDNPLFGDSVLTAGVKFGYRTKIMNDSVDWRIQLNASRLVDTSNEGGFRVTGLNPDAVDSNGNALDSNRYRLSVPTTWRLTSTFSW from the coding sequence ATGAAACCTACCTACAAAAATACATTCCTAGCCCTGTCGCTAGCAACGGCCACACCCGCCGCATTCCTCTTCGCTCAAGAAGACGGCGAAGAGGATGAAAATGTCTTCACTCTCTCGCCCTTCCAGGTGGACGGATCCGCAGACGAAGGATACCGCGGCGCATCGACTACAGCCGGAAGCCGGTTGAATACTGAGCTTAAAAACGTATCAGCCTCTGTCACGGTTTTGACCGATGCGTTTATGGACGACCTCGGAGCAACTGACCTAACATCGGCCCTCGAGCTGGTAGCAGGCGCCGAGACAAATGAACTTTCGGAACAGACCTCTGAAACTGTGGCTGCTTTCGGTCAATACACGGGTGGTGACTTTGGCGACCCCACTGCTTCCGAAGCCTCCGTACGCGTGCGCGGACTCGGGCGGGCGGCAAAAACTCAAGGCTTCCACGAAGTATTCATCGGCGGTGATCGCTACAACGTCGAGCGAGCCGAGTTTCTTAGAGGCCCCAATTCTATTCTCTTTGGCCTCGGCACCCCTGCAGGCTTAATCAACTACACTGCCAAGAAAGCCCACACCAATAAAGAGATCAACAAGCTCGACATCGTCCTAGACAACTTTGGTACCTGGCGCACCGGCTTCGATTTCAACCGTTCCTTGATCGAAGACAAACTGGGATTCAGAATCGCCGCCAAATTCGGCGACCAGAAATACGACGTACAGCACGCACGGGAACGTGACAATCGCGTGTACTCGACATTTCAATACAAACCGAGCAAGAATACGACAATCAACGTGGCATACGAAGAGATTGATCGTTTCAGCCGCAAGCCAACCTACCGCCTAGTGCACGACAACGTTAGCGGCTGGCTTCCTCTGTATAACGACTTTTACTCCGATCAGGTCGCTAACGGGCTGAGCGGAGATGCCTTGGAAGAGGCCCTACTCGATGCCGGTTTTTGGTGGGACCCTACCGATCCCGCTAACACGAACGCAGCCTCCGTAAGAGCAGTCTCGGGCATTATAGATCCAACCTACGACATCGATGGCGTAGGCCACGGCAGGCCAGCCGGACAAGTCCGTCTGGGCGACGACTTGGACGGCAAAGACAATGCTCTCATCATATACCATGACGGAGCCTTTCCAGACCAGGAGCTGCACGGCGGCATCAACCTCTCGGGCACGCGCACTCCCACTGGCAGCCGCGGCCCCGCATCTGATCGCCGGACACTCATCCGCACTTCACATCCACTGGAGAACCGAACCAACGGCTTCCTAGATCCGCAGGTTACCGATCCCGGCATCTTTCCCTATCATGAATTCGACCTCGGAAGCCTGCCAGGCAACTACCGAGACGAAGAGAACAGCAAGCTGTCATTCAATATCGACCAAAAGATAAACGACAACTTCTACGTTTCGTTCTCCGGTCTGAAAGAAGACTACAGGATCGAAAACAACTTTCCCATCATATCTCAAACCCGAGCAATTCAGTTGGATAACAACCGCTATATGCTCTACCTTGATGAAAACGGTGACCGCGTTCCCAATCCAAATTTCATGCGTCCCTTCATCTACGGTCGCCCACTTGGTCTCTACCGCGAACAAGCGAGCGAATCCTACCAACTTCAGGCGAACTACGACTTCGATTTCGCAGAGAAGTTCGACCGTCTGTCTTGGCTTGGTAAACACCGTATCACAGGAGTAGCCAACTACCGCTGGTCCGAAAATTTCGAATACCGCTGGGAAACGCGCGCCCATAACTATATTCCAGATGTGATGGCTTCGGGTGTTCGGGCAGACCAGGAAGATGCCTTCAACGATGGAGGGCGCCGCATCTATAATATTTGGTACGTCGGCGATGCCGTTCAGCCGGGCGACACTTCGCTCAATATAAATGCAGTACCTTCCAATATCCTGACCGAGGAGGAAGACCTCTACTACAACTATATGACATCGACGCCAAATGTAATAGCGACCTCCCCCGTTCCGGTCGAACTTCGCCGCAACTCTATTGGCCGCGGAAACTGGAGAGAGCAAATAAACAAGGGCCTGAGCGGCTCCATTCAGAGCTTTTTCCTAAACGGTCGCGTCGTCACGCTCTTAGGAGCGAGAGAGGATTCGGTTTACCCGTACCTGCGCACCCGTCAGTCAGGCGACGCCTTCAACCAATCTGTCGGTCGGATAGACCCGGACGAATCTACGGGCGAGCGCGAACTCTTCGCTAACGATATCGAACGTTCCTACTACAATGCGCGCCCCGACGCCAATAACCCGCTCATCGACGTCGCTTCAGTTTCCAAAAGCGTAATCGTGCACGTCATACCGGACAAGCTCCGCATCTTCGCCAACCAGTCCGAAAACTTCGAAGTTTCCAACCCGCGTTCCGACAACTTCGGTCGCGTCATCCCTCCGCAGGGCGGCGAAACCGAGGAGTTCGGAATCGGAGCGAACCTGCTGGAAGGCAAGATGGATCTCCGTCTCTCCTTCTACGAGACTTCGCAGGTCAACGCGAACGGGCCCAATTGGCTTCCTTCCCAGGCGATACCCGGTATCGAAAACCGCATCTACAACGCACTTGAAGATGCTGGCCGCCTCTCCGAGTGGTGGACCTACGACGTCAACGGCCAGGTCACCACAAACCAATACGTTCGTCCCGACAACGTAAACGACACACAGGACTCAACTTCCGAAGGCTTCGAGTTTACCGGCACCTACAATCCGACCAAGAACCTGCGCTTGCTTTTTTCCGTCAGTCGTCTCGAAAACCAAGTCACTAACGTGTCACCTCGCGTCGAAGACTGGTTGTCCGACCGCATGGCCTTCTACGGTCCATTCTTCGCGGAAGGGCTTAACAACGATGGAACCAACAATCCGGACATCTTCGAGCGCGACGGCAACGGGAACTTAACAAACGAACTCGCTGATGAAACCATCGCTCGCTGGTTCGTTGATAGCGTGGTCGGTCGCTACGCGTCAGACCTCGCGAGAGAAGGTCGTCCCAATTTGGGAGTATCCGAGTACACCGGAAAATTCGTCGCAGACTACTCTTTTCGCGAAGGACGCTTGAAAGGCTTCTCCGTGGGAGCGAACGTCATCTTCGAGGATGGAAAAGTCATCGGGTCGAACCGAAAGGAAATTCCCGTCACCGATTTGGTGCCAGAATTCAGCGACGTGCCCGGCTTCAACGATCCCAACAACGTCGTAAACGCAAGCATAGGTGATCCGGACAATCCGCTATTCGGCGACTCCGTCCTCACCGCTGGAGTGAAATTTGGATACAGGACCAAAATCATGAACGATAGCGTCGATTGGAGAATCCAGCTCAACGCCTCGCGCTTGGTCGACACTTCCAATGAGGGCGGATTCCGAGTCACCGGGCTGAATCCGGATGCGGTAGACTCAAACGGCAACGCCCTCGACAGCAACCGCTATCGCCTCTCCGTGCCAACCACCTGGCGCTTGACAAGCACCTTTAGCTGGTAG
- the rhaM gene encoding L-rhamnose mutarotase translates to MIRSAYTMRLKPGAGSEYKRRHDEIWPELLEALRSAGVLEFSIFLDEGSSTLFAFRKLSESNSVASLAHCAVVQKWWAYMADLMEVNPNNSPVSHALEEVFHLG, encoded by the coding sequence ATGATACGCAGCGCCTACACGATGCGCCTGAAACCAGGGGCCGGGAGCGAGTACAAGCGACGCCACGACGAAATATGGCCTGAATTGTTGGAGGCGCTTCGGTCAGCTGGCGTATTGGAATTTTCAATATTCTTGGACGAGGGGTCTAGCACGCTTTTCGCTTTCAGGAAGTTATCCGAATCGAATTCGGTGGCTTCTCTCGCCCATTGTGCAGTGGTTCAGAAATGGTGGGCCTACATGGCTGACCTTATGGAGGTCAATCCGAACAATTCGCCAGTGAGCCATGCTTTGGAGGAAGTTTTCCACCTCGGGTAG
- a CDS encoding hydroxyacid dehydrogenase, giving the protein MDAVRLSSVYGPEQLSQISEISEMVCPPTTKEALTENLELMKEVEYLFGGWAMPELSQEFLDSAPNLKGVFFSAGTVKPYVSDAFWARNIVLTNAHKANAVPVAEYCVASIILSLKLGWKYLRELRENKRWARETAEVPGCYDATVGLISLGAIGFKTLELLKPFKVKVLVYSTSMSQDEANEWGAEIVGLDEIFERSDVVSLHTPLLPSTTGMIRGDHFRTMKPRATFINTARGAVVNQAEMIEAMRERPDLTALLDVVSPEPPEEGDEIFSVDNIHITPHIAGSLGREGLRLGQTAIDECKRFIAGEDLLYQVVEGDLARMA; this is encoded by the coding sequence ATGGACGCAGTTCGCCTTTCGAGCGTCTATGGGCCAGAACAACTATCCCAAATTTCCGAAATCAGTGAAATGGTTTGCCCGCCGACAACCAAGGAAGCGTTGACCGAAAACCTAGAACTGATGAAAGAGGTTGAGTACCTCTTTGGGGGATGGGCAATGCCGGAGCTTTCCCAGGAGTTTTTGGATAGCGCCCCCAACTTGAAAGGCGTCTTCTTCAGTGCAGGTACGGTAAAGCCATATGTTTCCGATGCATTTTGGGCTCGCAACATCGTGCTCACGAATGCCCACAAGGCGAATGCCGTACCGGTGGCAGAGTATTGTGTCGCTTCAATCATCCTCTCGCTCAAGTTGGGCTGGAAGTACTTGCGCGAGCTGCGCGAGAACAAGCGCTGGGCGCGTGAAACGGCTGAGGTCCCCGGTTGCTACGATGCGACCGTGGGCCTAATTTCTCTGGGCGCGATCGGTTTCAAAACCTTGGAATTGCTAAAGCCCTTCAAGGTGAAGGTGCTCGTCTATAGCACGAGCATGTCTCAGGATGAGGCCAACGAATGGGGTGCGGAGATCGTTGGCTTGGACGAAATTTTCGAACGTAGCGACGTGGTTTCTCTGCACACTCCGTTGCTACCGTCGACCACTGGCATGATCCGCGGTGACCACTTCCGTACCATGAAACCGCGAGCCACTTTCATCAATACCGCTCGTGGAGCGGTCGTGAATCAAGCTGAGATGATCGAGGCCATGCGGGAAAGGCCTGACCTTACAGCTCTGTTGGACGTCGTCTCGCCTGAGCCGCCCGAGGAAGGGGACGAGATTTTTAGCGTGGACAATATCCATATCACTCCCCACATCGCCGGATCCCTTGGACGGGAAGGACTCCGTCTTGGGCAGACCGCGATTGACGAGTGCAAACGCTTCATCGCAGGTGAGGACTTGCTTTATCAGGTTGTTGAGGGTGACCTCGCTCGCATGGCCTAA
- a CDS encoding sugar phosphate isomerase/epimerase family protein — protein sequence MKIAINTVTLREHSLEKVVSILSDNKVKAVEWAGDAHVPPGNLETAERAKSLCEQAGIECTSYGSYYQCDEQGQGDGPFRFNLGATVALDTAVALGVDAIRVWAGRKASADADEAYREEVARCLAAFCDQADSLGMTVHLEFHRNTLTDTVESALALMDTVAKGNLYSYWQPRHGIGIEENVADIEALGDRLSHVHVFHWLLKEDGKTVERRPLKEGRERWERYFAALRKRPQSRYAMMEFVMGDALDQLQEDLSVLRLINGAVDPYCTA from the coding sequence ATGAAAATTGCAATCAATACGGTAACGCTCCGCGAGCACTCGCTGGAGAAAGTTGTATCCATCCTGTCTGACAACAAGGTGAAGGCAGTGGAGTGGGCGGGAGATGCGCATGTGCCGCCAGGAAATCTTGAAACTGCGGAACGGGCCAAAAGCTTATGCGAGCAGGCAGGTATCGAATGCACGAGCTACGGTTCCTACTACCAGTGTGACGAACAAGGGCAAGGAGACGGGCCGTTTCGTTTTAATTTGGGGGCGACCGTCGCCCTCGACACTGCGGTGGCCTTGGGGGTCGATGCGATTAGGGTTTGGGCAGGGCGAAAAGCTAGCGCTGATGCCGACGAAGCGTATCGAGAGGAAGTTGCTCGCTGCCTAGCTGCCTTTTGCGACCAGGCGGATTCTTTGGGGATGACAGTTCACTTGGAATTTCACCGTAATACCTTAACGGATACGGTCGAGAGCGCATTAGCATTGATGGACACGGTCGCAAAGGGAAACCTCTACTCGTACTGGCAACCCCGTCATGGCATCGGGATTGAGGAGAATGTTGCCGATATCGAGGCGCTGGGTGACCGATTATCGCACGTGCATGTCTTTCACTGGCTGCTAAAGGAGGATGGTAAAACCGTTGAACGGCGGCCGCTGAAGGAAGGGCGCGAGCGTTGGGAGCGTTATTTCGCTGCGCTTCGAAAACGACCGCAAAGCCGGTACGCCATGATGGAGTTTGTTATGGGGGATGCTTTGGATCAATTGCAGGAAGATCTCAGTGTCCTGCGATTGATCAACGGAGCCGTCGATCCGTATTGCACAGCTTAA